TCATTAACTAATTGAGTAAGAACTTTCTCAATATTAGAGATTGAAATTTCCGGCGTGGTGAGTCGATCAATTTCCTGACGTTTTACTTGATGATTCATTGGTTTGAATCTTTGGGTAGGGCGGACTAATCTTAGTAAAATCAGCCGACAAGTTTTTTGCTCAATATCGGATAAACTATCATAAAATTTCTTAGCACTATTGGATAATGCTAAACGTCCTCCACCAATTCCTAGTTGTTTATAGCTATCCCAAGTAATGCGATCGCGTTCTCGACTCTCCCATAGTTTTAACAGAGTAAATTGTAATAATGGTAGAGCATCTGGTTCGCCAAAAAAATCTTTAACCAGCGCATTTATTAATCCTCTGTCAAACTTTAAGCCAATGGATTCAGCAGGTTTTTCAATCACTTCTTTTAATTCACTATATTTAAGAAAATCTACTTTGACTTGAGATTTTCTCAGGAACTCTTGAAATTTTTCATTTCGGATTTGGTCAACTTTCCAAATGATATCAGAGCAGATAGTAAAAACGAGAAAATGTTGAGTATTTGATGCTTCAATAAAGTTCACTAAATTATCAAAAAACGCTTGTCTTTCTTCTCGATCAAAACATAAAGTGAATAATTCCTCGAATCGATCGATTACTACTACAACGGGTCGATCGGAATAAGCATTACTGATTAAGTGACAAAAATGTTGAGGATTAGTTTTGAATTCTGCCACCTGTTGCTGTATCCAGTCTTCATTAGCATCAGGTTTAATGATTTGTGCTAGATGCTCTAACGGTTTATCTCCAGGTGTTATATTTGGATAATAATACCAATTTTCACTTCCTTCTATTGCTCCAGCTTTTAATTTTGGTAAAATTCCAGAAAATACTAATGATGACTTACCAATTTTTGGAGAACCAGTAATCGCTACAAAAGAGCTTTTTTTAAGGCGAGTAATTGATTTATTAATTAAGGTTTCACGACCATAAAAACGCTGATTATCTTTTTCTGTAAATGGTTTTAAACCAACATAAGGATAGTCCTGT
This genomic interval from Desertifilum tharense IPPAS B-1220 contains the following:
- a CDS encoding ATP-binding protein — translated: MTQQGTEKDFILILKLQKNCPYPISDKLSYFFKKALEKCKPSLSSFKQIQEYHNDLLKEYRIYQDEKISQELQSKIEKFVHQIETAGLYLYEENERFAAQSLLNYWITRLYRMGYDELDITLAEYDLSLAPELKEQDYPYVGLKPFTEKDNQRFYGRETLINKSITRLKKSSFVAITGSPKIGKSSLVFSGILPKLKAGAIEGSENWYYYPNITPGDKPLEHLAQIIKPDANEDWIQQQVAEFKTNPQHFCHLISNAYSDRPVVVVIDRFEELFTLCFDREERQAFFDNLVNFIEASNTQHFLVFTICSDIIWKVDQIRNEKFQEFLRKSQVKVDFLKYSELKEVIEKPAESIGLKFDRGLINALVKDFFGEPDALPLLQFTLLKLWESRERDRITWDSYKQLGIGGGRLALSNSAKKFYDSLSDIEQKTCRLILLRLVRPTQRFKPMNHQVKRQEIDRLTTPEISISNIEKVLTQLVNENLVCKIPGKVEDGDRFEIAHESLIRHWGDLREWMNQDRETLLQRLRLTDRSEEWQENGKDKSLLLKGYLLEAYKNLKDLNTLEQEFINCSIQEQLQN